DNA from Blastocatellia bacterium:
CGCTCGAAACGCGCCAGCCCGTGCGCGACCGCACAGGTGAACGATCTACTCTGAGTTTTCGCTTGCAGGAAGTGGAAGTCGGCTCGGTGATGAATTGGTCAAGCGCGCCTGCTTCGCCGCTGCCCACCCCTGTTGCCGGTCAGAGGCCGACCGCTGAGACGCCAGCGATGACCCCTTCTCCGACCACAACTCCAGCTCATACGTTGAACTATGAGGCAAAACATAAGCACACGCTTTTTGGCAGTTGTAGCGGTACGATTACCATTACCAATGAACGCATCACCTACGAGTCAACCGACAATATCGGCCACTCGCGGCAATGGCGGATGGCTGACATTCGCGAAGTGAAACAGAACGGCCCTTATTTCTTCGAGGTCGAACCATTCATTGGGAGTCGGTATCGGTTTGAGATCGGCGGCCAAGGCATGGACATACAAGATTTCAAAATGGTGGTGCTCCACATCACGGCGGCACGAGCCACTCGGTAAGGTACGCTCCGCGCCGTGCATCGCTTGGGCACGAAAGCCCTGTCGCAGATTCCACCTGTTGGCGACCTTTTACGTCGCCATGGTAACACCAATAGTCCGGAGGAAGGCCCATGTTTGATGAAGCGACATGGCAAGCAGCAGCGGAACGACCCGAGCAGAAGTCTCCGATTTCCTGATGGCATTTGGGATTGCTCATACTACGCTCGTTTTTGCTAAGCCGCGCAAGCAGTTCGTGACAACGTTGCCAGACGTGCAACGTCTGGAGCAGTCGCGCAAGCAACATTGGCGCGTTGCAGAAGCGCCAGAACGGCGCGTGTGTGGCCAGCGGTTGGAGGGCATGAACGAGCTGATGAGGGAACGGATGGCGCTCCTTCAGAGCGCGAGGGATTGAGGGCGACAGCTCCAGACGTGCAACATCTGGCTACCCTCGTGTGGGCGGCTACCGCCGCCACTGCTCGCAGTCAGCGAGCGTCCACATGGGGAGGCTCCTGCAGACGCGCGTCGCCGCAACACAAAACGCCACACGTCAGCGGGCCTCCACACAGGGATGCCCCTACAAAAACGCGGTCTTTTTCTCCACGATTGGTATGACTGTGCATCGCTTGTGAGTGAAGGCTCCGTCGCAGGGGCCCGGCTGCGTCGTGTCAGCAGCACGTGACCGCTGACGTACCCTCATTCTTCCAGGTGGTACGGCACGCTGATCACGATCACCCCTTTCTTGAATAACAAAGCGCCCTTGATGAGGAGCGCTGTTTGATTGTGCAGCAGCGTTTGCCACCAGTGCGGCGTGACATATTCCGGCAAAAGCACCGTCACCATGTCCAATTGCTCATCACGCTTCACCGCATCAATATAATCGAGCAGCGGTTGGATGATGGATCGGTAGGGCGATTCCAGCACCACCAACGGGATGTCAGCGTGCCATTGTTTCCACCGTTCGCGCAGAGCGCGGGCCAGTTCGATATTCAAATCCACGTAGACAGCCCGCACATCAGAAGAAATCGTCTTGGCATACGTCAGCGCCAACACAACGCCTCGATGAATATCAGAAACTGGCACAATAACAACATGGCGGATATGCGTAGGTCTCTCGAACCCGCCCAGTGTCAATCGCGCATTAACAAATTCATAGTGTCGGTGAATCGAGCGGAAATGGAGCACTAGCAGCGGAATTAAGATGATCACAATCCAAGCGCCCTGCGTGAACTTGACGGTGGCGAACACGCCGAGCACCACAAAGGACATAAATGCTCCCAGTCCATTGATAGCGGCTCGATGCGCCCAGCCCGCGCTGCGTTCTTTGCGCCAGTGCATGACCATCCCCGATTGTGACAACGTGAACGAAAGGAATACGCCCACAGCATACAATGGGATTAACGCATGGGTGTCACCATCGAAGGCGATGATCAGCAGGCTGGCCAGCACACCGAGCGCGATGATGCCGTTGGAAAAAACCAGTCGGTCGCCCAGATTGACCAGTTGTCGTGGCAAGAAGCGGTCCCGTGCGATGAACGAGGCCAGACGCGGGAAATCGGCATAACTGGTGTTAGCAGCCAGCACAAGGATCATCGCCGTGGCTGCCTGGACGTAGTAATACAACGGGCCGCTGCCCAACACATGGCGCGCCAGTTGCGAGACGACGGTTTGGCCATGCTGTGGGACGATGCCATACAGATGTGACAGCGTGGTGATACCGATGAACATGGTCATCAGGATCAGCGCCATCCACAACAAGGTCACGCCGGCATTGCGTGATTCAGGTTTTTGGAAGGCGGGCACGCCATCAGCAATAGCTTCCAGCCCAGTCAACGCCGTGCAGCCAGAGGCGAACGCCCGTAGGACTAAAAATGTTGTCAGCGCATGTGTGGCCACAGGCGGGTCAGCGACTGGCGCTGGCCCAAGTCCGTATAGCGTGTATTTGATCAGTCCTGTTGCAATCAGCCCGAACATACCGATGATGAACAAATAAGTAGGAAGCGCAAAGATGTTGCTCGATTCTCGGATGCCACGCAGATTGGCCAATGTAATCATCGCAATGAGAGCGACGGCCAGTGCGACTCGGTGTGGGTAAAGCGAGGGAAACGCCGAGGTGATGGCCGCAACACCGGAGGCGATGCTGACGGCTACTGTCAAGATGTAATCGGTCAACAGCGCGGCGCCGGCGACCAAGCTGGGGTATGTGCCCAGATTGTGCTTGGCGACGATATAGGCTCCTCCGCCCATCGGATATGCGTGGACGGTCTGCCAATAGCAGATTGTCAGGATCAGCAGCAGCAGGCCAATGGCGATGGCAATTGGAATAGATAGATGAAGCGCGGCTGTGCCGGCCAGTACCAGGACCAGCAAAATCTCTTCGGTGGCGTAGGCGACCGATGAGAGCGCGTCTGAGGAGAAGACGGCCAACGCTTTGACCTTGGTCAACCGTTCATGAACAACGTGAGCGGTGGCCAACGGGCGACCTAGAAAGAATCGCCGCAGCGCCATGGCCATATCAGCCGTGCACCTCACCTTGACGTCGGAGGATTTGGTACTCCGGCGTCTTCTCGAATTCTTGGAAGAAATAGGATTGAACGACCTCGACGTCTACATCATAGTTCTGAGCGATCCGTTCAATAACACGGTGGTAGGGTTCGGTCAACTCGTGACGCTGGTGGGCAGCCTGCCGTTCCATCACGTAATCTCGCACTTCTTTTCGCCAGACAGGTTCCAGTTGAAACGGAGCGAATGACTGCTCGCTGGCTGGCAAGCCCGGCTCATGGAACCTGAGTCGAATCGGATAGACAATGGACTCTACACTGATGATGCCGGGAAGCTCTTCGTTATACCCGACGACTTCGCCAACCAGTCCGTCGTAGCACTGATAGGCAGAAGCCGTCGCTGGGGGCGAGGACTCCAACCGGACACGCCATTTGGAACCGATTGGAAATTGAGACAAGTCGGCTCGAGCCGCAACCGTGTTGTCCATATTTCAATATGCCTCCAACATGGCACATTTAACATACATGCGCGCTGAGCAAAACTCAAGCCGCGCGGCAGCAGTTGCCACTCTTGACACTCAGGCCGGGCGTCACCATAATGCCCGTTCCAAAATGTGAACAAGCCTGAGGGGAGTTTCACACGCAGCAGGCGGATAGACCCGCAAGCGTGGGTTATGATACGTGGGAGCTATATTTGATCCTGTCTTTCCAACTTCTCAGGGAGGTCATTCGGGATGAATACAATCTTGGCAAAAAAATCAATCGCTGCCCTGCGCGCCGAAGCTGAGGACACGGAACACGGGCTGAAGCGGGCGCTGGGGGCGCTCAATCTGACCTCATTAGGTGTCGGAGCGATCATCGGCGCCGGCATTTTTGTGTTGACTGGTAATGCGGCGGCGCAATATGCCGGCCCCGGTATCGTGCTCTCATTTGTCCTGGCAGGGATTGGGTGCGCCTTTGCTGGTCTCTGCTACGCAGAGATGGCTTCGATGATTCCCATTGCCGGCAGCGCCTACACCTATTCATACGCCACGATGGGAGAGTTTTTGGCCTGGATCATCGGCTGGGACTTGATTCTGGAGTACTCGTTCGGCGCAGCAACGGTGGCCATCGGCTGGTCGGGCTACGTGGTCAGTTTCTTAAAAGATTTCGGCATTTACATTCCGCCGCAGTTTACCGCGGCGACGGGCACGACGCTGATCGAAGTGCCCAATCAAGGCTGGACGACGTTGACCGCTGAGTTGACAACGAGCCTCATGCAACGCGGCCTGGATCCGGCGACGCTGCCGCAGGTGACGGCCATATTCAACGTGCCGGCGGCTCTGATTGTCATCGCGGTCAGCGCACTGCTGGTTGTGGGGATCAAGGAATCGGCCAATGTCAATAACATCATCGTCATCACCAAAGTGGCCGTGCTTGGTTTATTTGTAGTGGCGGGTCTGGCTTATTTGTTCCGCAATGTCGAGTTGTGGAACCAAAACTGGACACCGTTTATCCCGGAGAACCAAGGGGAGTTTGGAAAGTATGGATTGAGCGGCATCTTGCGTGGCGCGGGCGTCATCTTCTTCGCCTACATTGGATTTGATGCGGTCTCCACGGCGGCGCAAGAAGCGCGTAATCCTCAGCGTGACATGCCAATTGGCATTATGGGCAGCCTGTTCATCTGCACGGTCATTTACATTTTGGTCGCCGGCGTCTTGACGGGCATCGTGCATTACCCGCAACTGTTGGTCCCTGATCCGGTGGCTGTCGGCATTGATGCGACTGGCATGAAGTGGCTAGCGCCAATTGTGAAAATTGGCGCCATAGCCGGCCTCAGTTCGGTGATTTTGGTGATGCTGTTAGGGCAGCCGCGCATCTTCTGGACGATGTCGCGTGACGGTTTGTTGCCATCGGCATTCGCCAAAGTCCATCCAAAATTCAAGACGCCCTACATGACGACAATGTTCACCGGTGTAGCCGTTGCTTTGGCAGCAGGCATGGCACCGATCTCGGTCGTTGGTGAGCTGGTCAGTATTGGGACATTGTTAGCCTTTGTGCTGGTATGCGCCGGCGTGTGGGTGTTGCGTTACACCAATCCAGATGTCGAGCGACCGTTTAAGGTACCGTTGGTTCCATTGACGCCGATCCTGGGCATATTGATTTGCCTTGCCCAGATGATCGGTCTGCCGTTCCACACCTGGGAGCGATTGATTGGCTGGCTAGTTCTGGGCTTTGTCATTTATGGAGCCTATGGCATCGTTCACAGCCGGCTGGGCGGGCGTGAGCAAAGTGATAATCCCGATGCCCATGACGCTCACTCATCGTTTGTCGGGGCATGGTTGGCGCTGGCGAGCATGCTGGTGCTGATGTACATCCACGGCTATGAAGTGTGGAAAGCGGCTGGGATGAATCAGCCGGTGACGGCGTTGGATGTTGTGTTTATCGTGATACCCATGGCGCTGAACGGACTCATGCTTTGTCCAATGGTGATTAAACGAGGCCTGAGAGCGCGACGAGCCGTTCCGCAGATGAGCGGCAAGACAACCATCAGCATCGCGCTGGCTAGCGTGTTGTGCGTCGCGACCGTGATCTACCTGGGCCGCGTGGTGCCGTCTTTGCTGGGCATCGGTCAGTGAGTTCCATAGGTGAGGTTTAACAAGAATGGCAGAACGACAAGTACAACGATTTAGCTGGACCGGCATGGGTGTCATTGCCGGTATGGGTGTGATTACTTATTTTCTCGTTCAGGCGGGCAAGGGAGGATTGCTTGGTCTCTATGTTTTTGCCACTGGTATCTTGGTCGCTTTGCTGATAGCCGTTGCGTTTGACATTGGCATCAAGCGGCGGTCCGCGCCATTGATTGAACAAGAACAAGCCGAAGCTGACGCGCCCGTGCCCGTGCAGCCGGCCAAAGTCAAGAGCCGGAAACGACGTCGTTGAGCAAGCTTCCGTTGCGTGATGGATCAGCGGCGTCAAAGCTGGTGGGCGCTGCGGCTCACCATCCTACCTGAGGTTGAGGAAGTTGTCTCGGCATGGTTGTGGGAAGCCGGGACCATCGGCATCTCATCGGAAGCACACGGCGGTGTTCTTCATCTGTCCGCTTATTTCACCGCTCAGCAGAATGTTCATCGCATCCAAGCCGGACTGAGGTGCGCGCTCTCTCAGTCTGAAGCATCGGTGGATTCACTGATCGCGCTCACCCAGCACGAAGTTGCCGAACAAGACTGGTTGGAGTCTTGGAAAAAAGGGTATCACGCGACTGTTGTTGGTCAACGTCTGCTCATCGTGCCCTCCTGGGAAGCCAATGCTGAAGCGCATGGTCGCATCGTCATTGAGATTGATCCTGGAATGGCCTTCGGCACGGGTACGCATCAAACGACCCAACTGTGTCTCATTGCCATTGAAAGATACTGGCGCGGTGGACGGTTTCTGGATGTCGGCACGGGAACGGGTATTCTGGCGATGGCGGCCGCCAAGCTCTACCCTGACGCCTGTGTGGTTGGCATTGACACTGATCCGCTGGCTATTGAAGTGGCGCGCGCCAACCTGATTCGCAACCAGCTTGACGGGAAAATCCAGTTGCAAACCGGAAGCATTGAAACTGTGCGGGGACGTCGCTTTGATTTGATCGTAGCTAATTTGACGGCTGAGGTGATCGAAGAGCTGGCCGTGGAGTTGATCGGTCTGCTGGCTGCTGGTGGGCGGCTGATTCTTTCAGGAATTCTCGTGGAGCAGGAAAAGGCTGTTTGTTGCCGCTTGGCGCGGGCTGGCATCGGTTTTGCCCAGCGATGTCGTTTAGATGAATGGATCGCTTTGGTGACCCGACCGTTTGATGCCCATGGCCGTTGATCGAAGGATGTTTCTTTGCCTCTAGCGAACCCTTCGCTGATTGTCATATAATCTGCCGCGCTTTGTATTGTTTGTTGGGAGGTTGGTGAGCGTTTTCAAGATAAGTTTATAGCTCGGTGTGGTGTTGACGTTTAGAAACGGGAAGTAGAGCGCCGGCGCTGAAGCATAACGGGTCAGGCCAGGCACGTGACCCACGTGGTAGGAGCATGGAAGAGATCAAGCAAGAACAGGCTGTTGCTGCGAGGCCCAGTAGTGCTGTGCGAGCCATTTCTGGCAGCCAGCAGGTGGTCAGAGCCGTCTTCAACTGGAAATCGGCTGTGATGATTGCAGCATCGCTGGTTTTGTTTATCGTTGCGCTGGAATTCACCCGCGGCGGAGCGCGCAGTCTTAGCTTTTTGCTCAAAGAATTGCTCATTCGTCAGAATCCGATTCACACTCTCGGATTGGGGTGGATCGCCTCATATTTGATGTTGAGTGGTTCACCGGTCGCGGCGACGGCATTAACATTCCTCGATTCCGGCGCGCTCAACGAAGTGCAAACTTTCACGATGGTGGTGGGCACACGGTTCGGGGCGATTTTTGTCACCGTTTTCTTCGGCTTGCTCTACTATTGGGAGGGCACGCATTCAAAGAAAAGCCTAGCGATGGGCGTGCTGGCCTACTGGGCGACGTTCTGGGTGGCGTTGGGTTCGTTGCTGCTGGGGTTGGTCTTGCTTCAGGTGGGACGCTTTGAATTCGGGCTACCCATTATGTTCGCCAAGGGCCTAGACGATTTTTTGAAACCACTGGTCAAGCCGGTCATTGATGCAGTCGGTCGTGTCGCGCTCGCGGGATTGAATGTTGGTCCTGGGCTGATCTTCCTGATAGGTTTAGGACTGCTCATGCTGAGCTTCAAAATAGTAGACAAGGCGCTCCCTGATTGGCGGAAACAGGAGATTGACCATCAAAAATTTGTGGACTTACTACACAGCCCGTTCACCATGTTTCTGCTGGGATTTGCCATCACGCTCATCTCGCCGTCAGTAACGGTCTCTTGCGGATTGCTTGTGCCTTTGTACGCGAAGGGCTACATCCAGGCCAGCCGTCTGGTTCCTTATGTCATGGGAGCGAATATCTCCACGTTTTCTGACACGCTGTTGGCTGCCTTAGTCTTGCAAAACAATGGCGCTGTGCACGTGGTCATGACCGAGATCATCAGCATCAGTCTGGTCTCGCTGGCCATCTTGATATTTGGGTTCTCCAAATTCGAGAACATGATCGAACGGTGGACTGATTACTTCACGGAGAGCACGCAACGGCTGGCGCTTTTCTTGCTCATCGTATTCTTTGTGCCGCTGGCGCTACTGATTTTGTGAGAGGGGGCAGTCGAAAATTTCTGGGCCGCGAAGGCTAGCTAGGACACCTTGACCGAGGCTTGTGGTCGTTTTCCGCAGCCCATTGACGTTTGTCGGTGACCACCCAGGGGCGATCATGTGCCCCTTAAATGAAACCGCCAGCAATTAGGCACTCAACCGCTCGCCCCGTCTTCCTTGAGTTTGCTCGTAGCGATTGACAAACGGGACGGCATCGCAACGCTCATCAGGGGGGCGCCTGACGTCAAGCTCGCTGAAGAAAACGCTGTTGAAAACACCAGATGAAGTCGGTATACTCTCCGCTCATTTTTCAATCATCACGTGCATGAGCTTGGCAAACGGTAGAGAAGGGTGAACTTCGAAGCAATCGGCGTTTTCCTATTTTTGACAATCGTCACGCTGTTGGGTGTGTTCATCTGGTGGCAGCGGCATCGTCGCGTTGTTTCAGAGAGCGTGAAGCAGGCGGTGCGCAGCGTCAGCGCGGCTCGCCGATTGCTCGTTCCGGTCAAGGGGACGAGTTACAGTGATCGGGCTGTTGAGTTGGCGTGTCGCTTGGGTCAGGCGCAGAAAGCCGATATTGTGCTGGTCTCGGTGATCGAAGTGCCGCTCTCGCTCTCGCTCGATGCGCCGCTGCCGGAGCAAGAACGCAAGGCGCGTGAGGCACTGGAGCGAAGTAGTCAGATTGTGAAATTACACCATCTGCGTCCCATCATGGTGGTGCGCCGAGACCGCGATGTTGCGCCGGGGATTTTAGCCGCCGTTCAAGAGCATCAGGCCGATCTGGTTGTCCTCGGTGTGAACCCGCGACGGATCACGGCAGGGGATTCCATTGGAGCGAGCATCGAGTCAGTGTTGAAGCGAGCCGGCATCGAAGTCATCGTGGACATGGTACCGGAGCCAGCGCAGCGGGAGTTGATCGTTTCATGAGAATCGTCGTGATCGGCTATGGGCGCGTGGGCAGTCGTGTGATCCGCGCCTTGGCCATCCGAGACCACATTCTCACGTTGGTGGATAAAGACGCCGTTCGGCTGCAAAGCGCCGTTGGTCTGACCAACGTCAAGCTTGTTGCCGGTGACGCTACGGAGCTGAACGTTCAACGCGAAGCGGGCGTTGCAGAGGCAGACGTCTTACTGGCGTTGACCCGTGATGATAACGTCAATTTGCTGGCCGCGCATGTGGCGCGTGAGTTCTTCCGTGTGCCGCAAGCTATTGCCCGCGTCTATGAACCGAGTCATGCCGAAGTGTGCGCTGATGTTCATATCGCGACAATTTGTCCGACGCTTTATGCAGTTGATGCGATCATCAATCGGATTGACCCTTCACTCCCGACGGTTCAATCGGCAGGCGGATCAGCGTCTGCCATGTTTGAAGCGCGTCCTCTCGTGCAACGCGACGCACGTTTTGTGCTGATTGTCGGCGGCGGAAAAGTCGGTATCAATTTGGCGCGGTCGCTCCACAACAGCGGGCATGAGATCGTGCTCATTGAGAAAGATTGGGCGCGGGCGCGGCACTTGGAAGTGTCGTTGGAGACGCCCGTCATTCAGGGCGATGGCTCAACGGTGCCGGTCTTGGAAGCGGGCGGCGCGGCGCGCGCTCGCGTGCTGGTCGCTGTCACCGATAGCGACCCGGATAATTGGGTGACCTGTCAGTTGGCTAAACGCATCTTCGGCGTGCCAAAAACGATTGCGCGTGTCACCAATCCTAAGAATGAAGAAGTGTTCCAACGGCTCGGTGTGGACACGACCATTAGCTCGACAGGGATCATCGAACAAGTCATTGAGCGAGAATTGCCGACCATCAGGATTCGCACGTTGCTCCAGATGCAAGACGGCGCCACACAACTGATCGAGTACGCTTTGGGTGAGAACTCACCGGCTATTGGCCGCCGGCTCCGCGAGATTGGTTTCCCGCCCGATTGCAATTTGGTTGCTGTGCTGCGTCAGGGCGCGACCATTGTGCCGCGTGGTGACACGCAACTGGAAGCCGGCGATTTGATTATCGCGCTCGTTCGCGCTGAACGTGAGGAAGATTTTCGGCAGTTGCTCGTTGGGCAGTAGGAGATAGGCGTCAGAAGCCAGAAATCAGAAGGCAGGAGTCAGGAGAGGGGAGTTGGGAGGTACAAGTCAGGGGGCCAGAAGAGAGGGGTCGGGAGGCAGAAGTCAGGAGTCAGAAGTTCGTGGTCAGGAGACAGAAGACAAGAGCCAGAAGTCAGGAGTCAGGAGGTAGGAGTTAGGAGACGGGAGGCAGAAGCTAATAATCAGGAGACAGGGAGCAGAGGCCGTATGCAAAGGACACCGGCCAGAACATGTCAGGATTTGATTGTGTGGCAAAAAGCACACCAATTCGTCCTAACGGTATATCGGTTGAGCAATGACTTTCCTCAGCAAGAGGTGTATGGGTTGACATCTCAACTGCGGCGGGCGGCTATATCAGTGCCAGCCAATATCGTAGAAGGGCTCAAGAGAAAAGGGAGAAACATAAGGCTCGATTCATCAACATGGCCCAAGCGTCGTTGGAAGAGTGTCGTTATTTTTTGATTCTCGCCGAGGACCTTGGGTATGGCAACTATGAACCGGTGATGGAACAAGTCGAGGAAGTGAGCAAGCTGCTGGAGCGATATGATTCAACGCTTCTGGCTCTTGACTCGTGGCTTCTGGCTCCTTATCTGGTGAGGCGTTATGAATGCACTTCCGGTCATGCTTGGTGCTTTGTGCGTGTTGGCGCTAGCCTACCGCTACTATAGCGCCTTTCTGGCAGCCAAAGTGGCGGCGCTGGATGATTCGCGTGTGACACCCGCTCATACGCTGAACGATGGGCACAACTATGTGCCGACAAACAAGTGGGTCTTGTTTGGTCATCACTTTGCGGCGATCACCGGCGCCGGCCCGCTCATCGGGCCGACACTGGCAGCGCAGTTTGGTTTTGTGCCGGGCTTTCTCTGGTTGTTGATCGGTGTGGTGTTGGGCGGGGCTGTTCATGATTTCATTATTTTGTTTGCCTCGGTCAGGCGCAAAGGCAAATCATTAGCTGAAATCGCTCGCATGGAAATTGGTCCTGTGGCCGGTGCGACCACAGCCGTGGCGATCCTGTTCATCATCGTGATTGCGTTGGCAGGCTTGGGGCTGGCTGTGGTCAATGCGTTGCGTGAAAGCTCATGGGGTACGTTTACCATCGGTGTGACGATTCCGCTGGCCCTGTTTATGGGCCTTTACATGTACCGGTTTCGCAAAGGCAAAATTGCCGAAGGCACGGCCATCGGCGTGGTCGGATTGATCGCGGCCGTGATCATTGGCAAGTATATCCCGGACTCGTCGTTGGGTCCTTATCTGACACTGAACAAAGACGAGATCACATTGGCCATCGCCATTTACGGGTTCATTGCGTCGGTCTTGCCGGTGTGGATGTTATTATGTCCGCGTGATTACTTGAGTTCGTTCATGAAGATTGGAACGATTGCGTTTCTGGTGTTAGCCGTGTTGATTGTCAACCCGACGTTGCACATGCCGGCTTTCACCCAATTTGTGGATGGCGGTGGGCCGATTATTCCCGGCAAGTTGTTTCCCTTCGTGTTCATCACGGTGGCGTGTGGAGCCATCTCCGGTTTTCATTCGTTGATTGGTTCGGGCACCACGCCCAAGATGATTGACAAAGAATCGCACATCCGTCCGATTGGCTATGGCGCCATGTTGATCGAGGGCTTGGTTGGCATCACGACGATCACAGCCGCCAGCGCGCTCTATCCGGCCGATTATTTCGCAATCAATGTGGAGCCGGCCAAGTTTGCCACGCTGGGCATGGAGCCGGTCAATTTGTCCCAGCTCGCGCGTGAAGTTGGTGAGCAACTGGAAGGCCGCACGGGCGGCGCCGTTTCGTTGGCCGTCGGAATGGCTCAGATATTCACGTCGCTGCCCGGATTGAAAGGCTTGATGTCCATCTGGTATCACTTCGCCATCATGTTTGAAGCGTTGTTCATCCTGACGACCATTGATACAGGCACGCGGGTGGCTCGCTTCCTTGTGCAGGAGTTTTTGGGAAAATTCTATAAGCCACTGGAGCGGACTGATTGGATGCCGGGCACGGTGATTTCCAGCTTCCTGGTCTGCGCCGCATGGTCCTATTTCATCTTCGCCGGCAGCATCAGTACCATCTGGCCAATGTTCGGCATCGCCAATCAGCTTTTGGCCGCCGTGGCGTTGTGTGTTGGCACAACTGTGTTGATTAACACCGGCAAGCTGCGCTATGTATGGGTCACGGTCTTGCCGTTGGCGTTTGTGGCGACGACCACGCTGACGGCTGGGTGGTTGAGCATCCTGGAAAATTTCTGGCCGCGCGGCGATTTTCAAGGCTATCTCAATAGCATCCTCACCGCGATTATGATGAGCTGCGTGTTCATCATTCTTGGGAATTCACTGTGGAAGTGGTACTCGGTAGTATGGCGAGACAAGACGATCACTCCAGCCCCTCAGCCTGGAGTGGGTGATTAGTGAGTGTAGCTATGACAACCGATGGCAAATTGGTACGTGGACTGGGCTTGCTCGATTCGACCATGATCGTGGCCGGTTCGATGATCGGCTCTGGCATTTTCATCGTCTCGGCCGATATTGCGCGGCAGGTTGGTTCGCCAGGGTGGTTGTTGGTGGTTTGGTTGATCACCGGCTTGCTGACGGTGATGGCGGCGCTCAGCTACGGCGAGTTAGCAGCCATGATGCCGCAAGCCGGAGGGCAGTACGTCTATTTGCGAGAAGCGTTCTCGCCGATGTGGGGATTTCTCTACGGCTGGACGCTCTTTCTGGTCATCCAAACGGGCACGATCGCTGCGGTCGGCGTTGGGTTTGCCCGCTATGTCGGTATTTTGTGGCCAGCGATTTCAGAAAACCGCTACATCATCCCGCCGATTGCGCTTGGCTCCAGCTATGCCATCTCGCTCTCGACGGCGCAACTAGTCGGCATCTTGATGATTGCCTTGCTCACCTGGATGAACACGCGTGGATTGCGGCTTGGCAAGCTTGTACAAAACGTGTTCACCATCACCAAGACCGGCGCGCTCATCGCGCTAATCCTGCTGGGTCTGGTTGTGGGCTGGAGCGCGGACGTGGTGCGGGCCAATTTTGGTGATTTCTGGACGGTGCGCGGTCAATTACAGGATGTCGGCGGTGGCTTAACAGCCGTCACGGCGTTTGGTTTGTTTGTGGCGATTTGCGTGGCGCAAACTAATTCGTTGTTTTCGGCTGATGCTTGGAACAATATCACCTTCACTGCCGGGGAGGTGAAAAACCCTCGACGAAACATTCCGTTGTCGCTGGCCTTGGGCACGTTCCTGGTGATCGGTCTTTACTTGCTGGCGAACATTGCTTATTTGGTAACCTTGCCGTTTGAGGGGATTCAGCAAGTGGCCAGCGACCGCGTGGCCGCTGCGACGGCA
Protein-coding regions in this window:
- a CDS encoding amino acid permease, coding for MTTDGKLVRGLGLLDSTMIVAGSMIGSGIFIVSADIARQVGSPGWLLVVWLITGLLTVMAALSYGELAAMMPQAGGQYVYLREAFSPMWGFLYGWTLFLVIQTGTIAAVGVGFARYVGILWPAISENRYIIPPIALGSSYAISLSTAQLVGILMIALLTWMNTRGLRLGKLVQNVFTITKTGALIALILLGLVVGWSADVVRANFGDFWTVRGQLQDVGGGLTAVTAFGLFVAICVAQTNSLFSADAWNNITFTAGEVKNPRRNIPLSLALGTFLVIGLYLLANIAYLVTLPFEGIQQVASDRVAAATADVVFPGYGATVMAVAIMISTFGCNNGLILAGARAYYAMARDGLFFQSVAQLNRYHVPAWGLVVQGIWSALLILPRTVTATDSSGQPIAYGNLYGNLLTYVISSALIFYILTIAGIIRLRATRPDVERPYRAFGYPVVPILYMIGASVILLVLCLYQWQITWPGLIIVMTGWPVYLLWRRRQQVVVELEPEAVE